The Flavobacteriales bacterium nucleotide sequence CATCGACACCATCGTAACGCCTGGGGTAAAGAAGACCGTCTTGCTTACCAGCTCCCCATACACCAAAGTGTCGCAAGTGCCGACCAATATCAGTCTGAGCACGTTGAACGAGCAACCGCAACCGGAGGAATTCACTCAGCAGTTCCTACCCATGGCCGTGCTGCTCGCAGGAACCTTTACCTCGAATTTCAAGAACCGATTACAACCCCGCGATGGAAATGGCGAGCAATTATCGCTCATCGAAGAAAGTGAGCCAACCGCTCAGATCGTCATTGCCGATGGAGACGTTGTACGCAACCAGTTCCAACGCGGCGAGGCCCTTCGTTTGGGGTACGATAAGTTCACGGGCAATCAATACGGCAATGAGGACTTCATTTTGAACGCCGTGGATTACCTGCTGGACGATTCGGGTCTAACCGCCGTGCGCTCGCGCGAGCTCAAGCTGCGATTACTCGACGCTGCGAAACTGCAGGGAAATAGAACCTACTGGAAAACCTTGAATACCGCCCTTCCGTTAGTACTAGTAGTACTGATCGGAATATTGTTGAACTACTGGAGACGAAGAAAATACGCGAAGTAACATGAAAAACAGAATTTGGCTCTACGTAGTATTGATCGCCCTATTGGGCGGACTGGTCCTTTGGATGGCTTACTTCCAAAACGAAAACACCACGCGACCTCAACTGTACAATTTCACCGTGGAAGACACCTCAGCGGTATATCGTATCGTCATTAAGGATAAGCGCCCAATGGAAACCGTGCTTACTCGAACGGCCGACGGTTGGATGGTCAACGGTGAACACCATGTGCGCCCCGACGCCATGGAGGTGCTGCTCGAAACGCTGAAGCGCCAAGAGATGCGCAGCTTTGCCCCTGAAATGGCCAAAGAGCGCGTAATGAATCAAATGAGCTCCCGAGGCGTGGAGGTGATCGTCGAATCCAATGGTGAATCCGTAAAACATTTTTACGTGGGCGGAAACGCACCCGACCTGCTCGGAACTTATATGATGATCGACGGGTCCGATGGCCCTTACCTGGTGCATATTCCAGGGTTCAATGGATTCTTGAACACCCGCTATTTCGCCGACCCGGCCTTGTGGCGCGATCGCTCCATAGTGGGCGTAAGCCCGGAACGCATAGAGTCAGTAAGTATTCAGTATCACCGCGAACCAGAAATGGGATTCCGCGTGGAGCAACCCGAAGTGGGGGTCGTGAAAGTGGTCACCATGCCCGGAGAGCAAGCTATGAGCTTCGATTCTACAGCGGCACTGGGTTATTTGCAGGAGTTCCGCCGCATTTACTTCGAGGGCTTGATCACGGAGGACGATCGCATCTGGGAAAAGAAGGACAGCATTCTCAATAGTGAGCCGGTTTTCACCCTGCGGGTGGATGGTGAAGGTGGTCGCGATACCGAACTCGTCGCCTACTACAAGAGCGCCCCTCCGGGAACCACGAATTCAGACGGTAACCCACGCGCGTACGATCTGGATCGCTTTTATGCGCTGTTGAACGGTAAGGATTTCATCCTCATCCAAAACTACGCTCTGCGCAAGATCCTGCGCGATCGGTCCTACTTCGAAGGGAGCGCTGTTGTTAAAAAGTAGTTGATTTCTTTTCGGGCCGTAGGCCCTTAAAAATATATATTTGCCCTTAGGCGAAAACTGGGTCAAAAGGCCCTCAATCAACATATTCATCAGATGAAATTCATTGTTTCGAGCACGCAGCTCTTGAAGGAGCTTCAAACGATTGGCGGGGTCATTAACAGCAGCAACACACTGCCGATCCTCGACAATTTCCTCTTCGAGATCAAGGAGAACGAACTTAAGATCACGGCTTCCGATTTGGAAACCACGATCTCAACCCGATTAGAAGTGCAGAGCGACGAAGAAGGCAGTGCCGCCATTCCGTCTCGCCTGTTGCTCGATACGCTCAAGACCTTTCCCGAGCAACCACTGACCTTCTTGCTTGATTCGGAGTTCAAAAAAGTTGAACTGAGCTCGGACTACGGTAAGTATTCGTTGAGCTACCTCGACGGTGATGAATTCCCTAAAGCACAGGAACTCGAAGATCCAAGCAAGGCTACGATTCAGCCCGAGATCCTCGCTAACGCCATCAACAAGACCATCTTCGCCAGCGGAAACGACGATCTGCGTCCGGTGATGTCGGGTGTGTTTTTCCAGTTCAGTTCGGAGTACGTTCGCTTTGTAGCTACTGATGCCCACAAGCTCGTGCGCTATACGCGTACCGATGCGACCACCGATTCATCAGCCGAGTTCATTATGCCCAAAAAGCCATTGAACCTGTTAAAGAGTATCTTGGCCGGAGCCGACAGCGAAGTTTCTATTGAATACAACGACAGCAATGCGTGCTTTGTATTCGACGGCATCGATATGAGCTGCCGCCTCATCGACGGTAAATATCCGAATTACGAAGCGGTGATTCCACAGACAAACCCGAACAAGCTCACCGTGAACCGAGTCGCTTTCTTGAGCTCTGTTCGCCGTGTCAGTATCTTCTCGAATAAGACCACCCATCAGATCCGCCTCAAGATCGCCGGAAATGAGCTGCAGATCAGCGCTGAAGATCTCGATTTCGCGAACAAGGCCGATGAGCGTTTGACGTGCCAATACGAAGGTGAGGACATTGAAATTGGTTTCAACAGTCGTTTCCTCGTTGAAATGCTGAGCAATCTCGAGAGCGAGAACGTTAACCTCGAAATGTCCGCTCCTAACCGCGCCGGTATTCTGCTCCCGCTCGACGGTAGCGAAGACGGCGAAGACGTGCTGATGCTGGTGATGCCGGTGATGTTGAACAACTGATCGGTTTAGTAATTCCTTTCGGAATTGTGATTTAAGGGCGAAAGATTCTTTTTATTCGCTCTCGACTTCGCCTAACTTGAGTGAAAATTCAAGTTATGAAGACGTTATTCACTATTCCCATCCTTTTTTTGGGCCTCATAGTCTTGGGGCAGGGATACCCGTTCATTCAGTTCAATGAAATTTTTGGTCCGGGAGACGATGAGGTCAAAGAGCTCTCTATAGCCGAAGACGGAACTAAGATCTTTATCGGGACAGGAAAGCAGATTGGGGTGTCCGGCCATTCCGATATGGTCTATACGCATCACAACTACGACTTCATCGGTGAACTCAATGACGATGGTACCAACTGGAGGCTGCGTTTACCTCAAGGGAGCATACACACTTTCAGTTCACTAAATAATCATAAACTGATCTTTGAGTACGAGAACAAATCGGTCGGATTGGGTGATTTGCCGGGCCCACATTACTACAATCGCTCGCTGGTTCAAATGTCGAACGATTCGACCATAGACTGGAAATTTCCATTTTATGGTGAAGTACCCTACAACACTTTAGAACGTCAATTCCTTGACCAATTGCCCAACGGAAACATACTGTATGCGGGCTACTTTCGGAAGTTCTCGTATTGGGGAACAAATGCGGTTCATAAAAGCAGACCTCACTTGGCTGTCTTAGAGATCGATCAAACCGGAGCATTGATCGATCAGGCCGCCATCCCAATTGAAGGCAGAATTGAGGAATTCATGGGAATCTCTCAAGACGATGGCTACTATTCATTTGCCTTGGTAACGAAGGAAAATGCAGTTGCTTTGAACGGCGCTGTACTCCAGGGGGACATGAAAAACAATATCGTCGTTATTCGTTATCATCTCGCCTCGAAGTCCAGCTTCTCCCTTCACGCTGCGAGTATGGATGAGCGACCATATTTAAATCACTTACATTACTCTACGGACGGACACCTTTTTCTGGGGTTCTCAACACACGCGGAACGCGTGAAATACGGCGGGGATGTTCGTTATCACCAACCTAATTACACCACCGCTTCAAACTGGTTGTTGAGCTTAAACTCCCTTGGAGAACCGGTTGGCTGCACTCCGTTAGTCCTTAGTCAAGGAAGTCGCCTGGCCGGGTTGACCGATCACTCCGCCGGAGTTGGGGTCTTTTTATCCAGTCTTACCCCGGTATTTCGCTTGGTCGGTGATCACCCTTTCCAATTATCACCGGAAGACCACCGACATTTTGGGATGCTATCATTAACAAACACCCTCGATTTCGCATCGTTTGAGCCGATCAATAGTCTGCCGGCAACCGCCACTATGATCTGGGAAATTCGGGAAAAAGATAACCGAATCTATGTCCTGGGCTGTGAGAATCACTGGAATGAATTCACCGCCTTTGGGCTAACGATCCCTCAACTTGTTTACGGAGAAGGAAGCTTATTCGAACATGTCTCCATGGAGTCTTTCATCGTGCAGTTCGAAAACCCTCAATCGGTTGGTGTTGATGATGAACCATTTTCAGCCGACTTCAAGCTTTTCCCGAATCCCGCAAGGGACAATGTCAACCTGGCATTTACCACAGAGGTGCCTACCCGTGTATCAGTGGTAGATTCGCGTGGGATAACGGTTAATCAGGTAGATGTTCATGATGGTAGAACCACCTTGGAACTAAGAGGATTTGCCCCCGGACATTATTTATTGCGCATCGAGTTTAAGGATGGGTCCTTTGCCATCAAAAAACTCGTGGTTCAATAAGCTTTAAATAACGCTGATATTTTGTTGAAAGTGGACCGACTTATTACCTTTCGCTTGTGGAAAGATCCAAGCTTTTTGTGGTCGGTGACGTACACGGGTGCCTCAACACATTTGAGGCCTTGGTGGCGAAGCATTGGAACCCCGAAAAGGAGATCTTAGTTCAGGTTGGAGACCTCATCAATCGCGGTAACTATTGTATTGAAACCATTGCCTTTTGCAAAGAGCTCGAAGATAGGTATCCGGGTCGGACCGCGTTCATGAAAGGCAATCACGAGTGGGATCTTCTTCAGTATTTAAAGGGAAGTCCTCGACTTAAATGGCTGCGTGGCGGTGGTTCAAAACTCCTGAAGCAGTTGTACGAAAACCCCGAGGAATACGCTCCTTTTGTGGAGTGGATTCGCAAACTCCCCCTGTCGTGGGAAAATCAGTCGACCTTTGTGAGTCACGCCGGTTGGTCAATCACCACCTCTAACCCCTTTGAGGAAGATAATCGCCTCAGCGTACTCAACAACCGAAGGCCCATTTTGAACATCGGCAAAACTCAAGTGATCGGCCATACCCCACAAAAAAGCGGCAAACCCAAGTACGATAAACGGGGGAACTGCTGGACCGTTGATACCGGGGCGTATTTGGGTATAGGATTATGCGGAGTGAAGGTGAGTAAAAAAGGAAATGTAAAGGAAGTGTGCTACCTTTCAACAGATAAGCGCGACATCAAGTAATTGTACTGCATCATTGACATAGAGACCACGGGCGGAAGTGCGCGGAATGAGCGTATTACTGAGATCGCTATGTACAGACACGACGGCTACAAGATCGTTGCGGAGTGGCAAAGTCTCATCAATCCCGAAAAGCGCATCCCCAAACACATCGCCGGATTAACGGGGATCACGAACGAGATGGTCGAGAATGCACCCAAGTTCTACGAAGTTGCAAAAGAGATCGTGGAGTTTACCGAGGATTGCGTCTTCGTGGCTCACAACTCCAAATTCGATTACTGGTTTTTCAAGGCCGAGTTCCGATCGTTGGGTTACGAGTATGAGCGCGAAACTTTGTGCACGGTAAAGCTGAGTCGAAAGCTGCTACCGGGTAAAAGGTCGTACAGCCTGGGCAAACTCTCTGCTGAGTTGGGCATCGAAATATCGGCCCGTCACCGAGCGGCGGGCGATGCACGGGCTACGGTGACCTTGTTCGAGATACTATTGGCCGCGGATAATGACGGGCTTATCGCCGACGGTTCCGCATCTGCCCGAAAGGGCGATTACGTCTCCGGTTTGTCACCAAAAGTGATCCGAAAACTCCCTGCCAAGACGGGGGTATACTACTTGTACGATGCGGAGGGCATGCTAATCTATGTGGGCAAGAGCACGAACATCAAGTCGCGGATCATGCAGCACCTCAACAACTACGACACCGAAAAGGGCGTGCACATGATGGAGGAGATCGCCTGGGTGGATTACGTGTTGACAGGAAGCGAATTGATTTCGCTATTGCTCGAGAGCCACGAGATCAAGAAGAATCGCCCCAAGTTCAATCGGGCATCGCGCCGAAACAGCTATACCTACGGCCTATATGAATCCATGAATGACAGCGGTTACCGCGAGTTAAGGGTGAAGTTGCAAAAAGGGGAAGACATACCGCTATGCACCTACTCCACCGCGACGGAAGGAAGACGGCACCTCGAGTATTTGAATGAGGAGTTCGATCTGTGCCCGTGTTTGTGTGGCCTATATAAAAGCGACAAGGGCTGCTTTCACGTTAGTGTGGGTCAATGTGAGGGAGCGAACCTGGGAAAGGAGTCTCCGGAAGAATACAACTCGCGGGTAGATAAGGTCCTCGAGCACTTCGCTTATCCGAAGCCCAATTTTTTCATTCTGGGCGAAGGGCGCGACGAAAAGGAACAAAGCGTGGTATTGATCGAGGAAGGTCGCTATCGAGGATTTGGATATGTTCCTGTGAATCAGCCAATTGAACTAATAGACCAGCTGCGGTTGTTCGTTACCCCCTACGAGGACAATCGCCATACGCAAAGTCTGATCCTGGGCTTTTTACGCCAACAAAAAAGTGCCGATATTCGCTACTTTGAAACGCAGTTTTGATGCGGTCGGATGTGTGGAAGTTCCTATCTTTATTGGATAAATTCGAGCTTATGAGGTATTTATCCATCCTTTTGATCGCCTTTGTGGCCTATTCGTGCAACCCGGGCGTAGTTGATAACGGAAACGTTACCTCGCGTACGATTCCCGTAGGCGAATTCGACGAGATCGAAGTCAGTGGCGCATTTGAGATCTAGGTTCGCCAAGGCAGTGAATGCGGTCTGGAGATTGAACTCGACGAAAACCTGTTCCAGTATCTCGATATCGACGAGAACGGCAGAGAATTAGAGATCTCGGGCGAACGCACGATTCGCAAGGCCGAGGCGCGCAACATCTATATTACCGTCCGCGACCTGCAGAAGATCAACATCAACGGCGCCAATGAACTCGAAACGCGCGGCGGAATTCGGGGGAAATCGCTGAAGGTCGAAGCCAACGGAGCGTCAGAAATGCGGCTCGAATTCTACGGCGAACACCTTCGCGTGCATGCCAATGGAGGTAGTGAGCTCCGATTCAAAGGCGAAGTGGACGACCTGGAGATCGAGGTTAACGGCGCATCCGAGATCGAATCGCTTGAAATGCGGGCCCTGCGGGCCGATGTGGATGTATCCGGTGCGGCCGACGTTAAGCTGTGGGCTGTAGACAAACTGCAAGTCAACGCCAGTGGCGCCTCGGAAGTTAATACCGCGGAAACCCGCAAATCAGCAAAGACACCTACGGAGCGAGTTCCGTAAATCAAATCGATCGATAAACCTATAACTTGATCTACACCATGATCGAACAAGCCATCTTAGACAAAGCCAACGAATGGCTCAACGGCAACTACGACGAAGAAACCAAGGCGGCCATCCGCTCCATGATGGACAGTGACCCTAAGGAGCTTACCGATTCATTTTACCAAAGTCTGAGCTTTGGTACGGGCGGAATGCGCGGTATCATGGGACCGGGTACCAATCGAATCAATAAATACACATTGGGAATGGCCACTCAAGGCCTTTCGAATTATTTGATCCAGTGTTTTCCGAATGAAGAATTAAAGGTGGCGATCGCGTACGATTGCCGGAATAACTCGGGCACTTTCGCCCGACAGGTAGCTGAAGTATTCAGCGCCAATGGAATAAAGGTGTACTTATTCGAGAGCCTCCGCCCAACACCTGAGTTGTCGTTCACCATTCGCCATCTCGGGTGTCACAGCGGTATCGTGCTGACCGCTTCGCACAATCCTAAAGAGTACAACGGGTATAAGGTTTACTGGAACGACGGAGCACAGATCGTTCGACCTCACGACAAAAAGATCATTGAAGAAGTACAAAAGATCACGAATCCGGATCAAGTAAAATTCGAAGGAAACGAAGGGCTTATTGAGATCATCGGCGCAGAGGTAGATCGCGTGTTCCATGAAGCCTCCGTAGCCCAAGGATTCGACGTACGGGGAAAGGACGAATTTAAAGTCGTCTTTACCTCCATTCACGGCACAAGCATCAAGGGAGTTCCTCAAGTATTGGGAATGGCAGGTTTCAGGAACGTATACATCGTTGAGGAGCAGGCTGTTCCTAATGGAAACTTCCCTACGGTCGATTCACCTAACCCGGAAGAGCCCGAAGCTCTGAGTATGGCATTGGATTTGGCCGATGAAAAAGGGGCCGACATGGTGATCGGTACGGATCCCGATTCAGACCGTATCGGAATCGCCGTTCGGGATGATCAAGGGAAGCTGCGATTGTTGAACGGAAATCAAACCGGAGCCGTGATGACGGACTACCTCATAGATCAGTGGAAAAAGACCGGTAAGCTCGAGGGTAATGAATTCGT carries:
- a CDS encoding DUF4340 domain-containing protein; translated protein: MKNRIWLYVVLIALLGGLVLWMAYFQNENTTRPQLYNFTVEDTSAVYRIVIKDKRPMETVLTRTADGWMVNGEHHVRPDAMEVLLETLKRQEMRSFAPEMAKERVMNQMSSRGVEVIVESNGESVKHFYVGGNAPDLLGTYMMIDGSDGPYLVHIPGFNGFLNTRYFADPALWRDRSIVGVSPERIESVSIQYHREPEMGFRVEQPEVGVVKVVTMPGEQAMSFDSTAALGYLQEFRRIYFEGLITEDDRIWEKKDSILNSEPVFTLRVDGEGGRDTELVAYYKSAPPGTTNSDGNPRAYDLDRFYALLNGKDFILIQNYALRKILRDRSYFEGSAVVKK
- the dnaN gene encoding DNA polymerase III subunit beta, which produces MKFIVSSTQLLKELQTIGGVINSSNTLPILDNFLFEIKENELKITASDLETTISTRLEVQSDEEGSAAIPSRLLLDTLKTFPEQPLTFLLDSEFKKVELSSDYGKYSLSYLDGDEFPKAQELEDPSKATIQPEILANAINKTIFASGNDDLRPVMSGVFFQFSSEYVRFVATDAHKLVRYTRTDATTDSSAEFIMPKKPLNLLKSILAGADSEVSIEYNDSNACFVFDGIDMSCRLIDGKYPNYEAVIPQTNPNKLTVNRVAFLSSVRRVSIFSNKTTHQIRLKIAGNELQISAEDLDFANKADERLTCQYEGEDIEIGFNSRFLVEMLSNLESENVNLEMSAPNRAGILLPLDGSEDGEDVLMLVMPVMLNN
- a CDS encoding T9SS type A sorting domain-containing protein — its product is MKTLFTIPILFLGLIVLGQGYPFIQFNEIFGPGDDEVKELSIAEDGTKIFIGTGKQIGVSGHSDMVYTHHNYDFIGELNDDGTNWRLRLPQGSIHTFSSLNNHKLIFEYENKSVGLGDLPGPHYYNRSLVQMSNDSTIDWKFPFYGEVPYNTLERQFLDQLPNGNILYAGYFRKFSYWGTNAVHKSRPHLAVLEIDQTGALIDQAAIPIEGRIEEFMGISQDDGYYSFALVTKENAVALNGAVLQGDMKNNIVVIRYHLASKSSFSLHAASMDERPYLNHLHYSTDGHLFLGFSTHAERVKYGGDVRYHQPNYTTASNWLLSLNSLGEPVGCTPLVLSQGSRLAGLTDHSAGVGVFLSSLTPVFRLVGDHPFQLSPEDHRHFGMLSLTNTLDFASFEPINSLPATATMIWEIREKDNRIYVLGCENHWNEFTAFGLTIPQLVYGEGSLFEHVSMESFIVQFENPQSVGVDDEPFSADFKLFPNPARDNVNLAFTTEVPTRVSVVDSRGITVNQVDVHDGRTTLELRGFAPGHYLLRIEFKDGSFAIKKLVVQ
- a CDS encoding serine/threonine protein phosphatase, which produces MERSKLFVVGDVHGCLNTFEALVAKHWNPEKEILVQVGDLINRGNYCIETIAFCKELEDRYPGRTAFMKGNHEWDLLQYLKGSPRLKWLRGGGSKLLKQLYENPEEYAPFVEWIRKLPLSWENQSTFVSHAGWSITTSNPFEEDNRLSVLNNRRPILNIGKTQVIGHTPQKSGKPKYDKRGNCWTVDTGAYLGIGLCGVKVSKKGNVKEVCYLSTDKRDIK
- a CDS encoding GIY-YIG nuclease family protein, giving the protein MYCIIDIETTGGSARNERITEIAMYRHDGYKIVAEWQSLINPEKRIPKHIAGLTGITNEMVENAPKFYEVAKEIVEFTEDCVFVAHNSKFDYWFFKAEFRSLGYEYERETLCTVKLSRKLLPGKRSYSLGKLSAELGIEISARHRAAGDARATVTLFEILLAADNDGLIADGSASARKGDYVSGLSPKVIRKLPAKTGVYYLYDAEGMLIYVGKSTNIKSRIMQHLNNYDTEKGVHMMEEIAWVDYVLTGSELISLLLESHEIKKNRPKFNRASRRNSYTYGLYESMNDSGYRELRVKLQKGEDIPLCTYSTATEGRRHLEYLNEEFDLCPCLCGLYKSDKGCFHVSVGQCEGANLGKESPEEYNSRVDKVLEHFAYPKPNFFILGEGRDEKEQSVVLIEEGRYRGFGYVPVNQPIELIDQLRLFVTPYEDNRHTQSLILGFLRQQKSADIRYFETQF
- a CDS encoding DUF2807 domain-containing protein translates to MEIELDENLFQYLDIDENGRELEISGERTIRKAEARNIYITVRDLQKININGANELETRGGIRGKSLKVEANGASEMRLEFYGEHLRVHANGGSELRFKGEVDDLEIEVNGASEIESLEMRALRADVDVSGAADVKLWAVDKLQVNASGASEVNTAETRKSAKTPTERVP
- a CDS encoding phospho-sugar mutase is translated as MIEQAILDKANEWLNGNYDEETKAAIRSMMDSDPKELTDSFYQSLSFGTGGMRGIMGPGTNRINKYTLGMATQGLSNYLIQCFPNEELKVAIAYDCRNNSGTFARQVAEVFSANGIKVYLFESLRPTPELSFTIRHLGCHSGIVLTASHNPKEYNGYKVYWNDGAQIVRPHDKKIIEEVQKITNPDQVKFEGNEGLIEIIGAEVDRVFHEASVAQGFDVRGKDEFKVVFTSIHGTSIKGVPQVLGMAGFRNVYIVEEQAVPNGNFPTVDSPNPEEPEALSMALDLADEKGADMVIGTDPDSDRIGIAVRDDQGKLRLLNGNQTGAVMTDYLIDQWKKTGKLEGNEFVASTIVTSELFIDIAAANGLECPVCLTGFKWIAELIREREGKKTFIGGGEESFGYMVGDFVRDKDAVTSALIACEIGAEAQSRGSSFFDRLLDVYMKYGFYKERLISIVKKGRDGAAEIKAMMDEYRTNPPATINGSKVVRMLDYASLEEKGLMNGTTSAIDLPSSNVLQFYTEDGSKISARPSGTEPKIKFYFSVKGSLSDKKNFGAVEAALESRIDAIIADLGF